A genomic region of Arachis stenosperma cultivar V10309 chromosome 9, arast.V10309.gnm1.PFL2, whole genome shotgun sequence contains the following coding sequences:
- the LOC130951972 gene encoding glutathione transferase GST 23-like, with protein MEDLKLHGFWYSPFTMRVVWTLKLKGLSYENIEEDRFNKSPQLLEYNPVHKKTPVLVHGGKPICESMIIVQYIDELWPQNPLVPHDSYERAQARFWVAYSEQMVPALPALIQSTSAEEKEKAVQKAWENFKVLEDHCLADKRKFFGGDKINIVDIAIGSFFVFFVTIEDLKQVKILVAEKFPLLHLWFDNFKNAPVIKENFPDREKMLATMKAVLERRLASS; from the exons ATGGAAGATTTGAAGTTACATGGATTTTGGTATAGTCCCTTTACAATGAGGGTGGTATGGACCTTGAAATTGAAGGGTCTATCATATGAGAACATTGAGGAAGATCGCTTCAATAAGAGCCCTCAACTTCTTGAATACAACCCTGTCCATAAGAAGACCCCAGTGCTTGTTCATGGTGGAAAACCCATTTGTGAGTCCATGATCATTGTTCAATACATTGATGAGTTATGGCCACAGAATCCATTGGTCCCTCATGATTCCTATGAGAGAGCTCAAGCAAGGTTCTGGGTTGCATATTCTGAACAAATG GTTCCTGCACTGCCAGCACTCATTCAAAGCACTAGTGcggaagagaaagaaaaggcCGTACAGAAGGCCTGGGAAAACTTCAAAGTCCTTGAAGATCATTGCTTAGCTGATAAGAGAAAATTCTTCGGTGGTGACAAAATTAACATTGTGGACATAGCTATTGGATCATTTTTCGTATTTTTTGTCACTATAGAAGATCTTAAACAAGTAAAGATACTGGTAGCTGAAAAGTTCCCTCTCTTACATTTATGGTTTGATAATTTCAAGAATGCCCCAGTTATCAAAGAAAATTTCCCTGATAGGGAGAAAATGTTGGCTACTATGAAGGCTGTCTTGGAGAGGAGGTTGGCATCTTCCTAA